Below is a window of Hydrogenimonas sp. SS33 DNA.
CGGGGGCTTTCGAAAAAGGAGATCGCAAAACGGGTCGGAAAATGGCTCGAAGCGGTGGGGCTGGAGGGGTTGGAGAGGCGCTACCCCGCCCAGCTCTCCGGCGGCCAGCGCCAGAGGGTGGCCCTCGCCCGCGCCCTGGCCACGGAGCCTTCGGTCCTGCTGATGGACGAACCCCTCTCCAGCCTCGACGAGACGCTGCGCGGGAGACTGGCCGGGCTCATCGTCGAGCTTCAGCAAAAGCGGGGCTTTACGCTGCTCTACGTCACCCATGACCGCAGGGAAGTGGAGACCATCGCGACACGGGTTTACCGGATGGAATGACGGCATGGCAGAAAAGTAGAGGTGCCCTATATAACACTTTTTGCGAATGTCTGATCATGCAAACCTTCGATATAATGAAGAGACGTAACACAAAGCGTGACGTCCTCTATATTTTCGATTTCGAAATATGAAGGAGAGAGCATAAAATCTTTTGGGAGGGCCGGTCTTTGCCAAAACAAGCGAAGCGTTCCCGAAGGGATGTTTTTTTGGAAAACCTGGGCTTTGTCCATCTCTTGCAATAACATCAAATCATAAATACTGCGATTCCGCAAGTGGAGGGGGAGGACATTTGCCGACAAAAGGAAAAAAGTGGGAACCCGTCTCTACCGTTTTCTGGTCGATGAGTGGTTGCTTCTCGTTTCGCTGATCGGCCTGATTACCACATCACTCTATCTGAAGCATTGGCCGCATTACACCTGGCGGGACGGCGCTCCCGTTTTTCTCCTTTATGCACTGTTCGTATCTGTCAAAGGCATCGAAAAGAGCCGTTTGTTGCTCGGTATCTCCGGGTTTTTGGAGAAGAGTCACCATGTGCCTTTGATTCTTGTCATCACTACTTTTTTTCTCTCCATGTTCCTCACGATCGATGTCAGTCTGGTTACGATGCTTCCCATTGTCCTTTCCATGCATCTGAAGCAGAAAGGACGCCTCGTGATTCTTGTGGCGTTGACCGCCCATGCCGGCGCTGCCCTGACCCCTTTCGGAACGCCCCAGAACCTCTTTATCTACACTTATTACGATCCGGGCTTCATCCCTTTCCTGAAGGCAATCGCCCCTTTCTCTTTCGGACTATTGTTCCTCTATCTCCTTGCCGCACTGTTTATGGGAAGAAAGCCCGCTACCAAATTGAAAAGCGGTCACGTCCATATCGAACGGCCCAAAGCTTTCGTCTGGATACTTCTGTTGGGCATCGTCGTTTTGTCTACTTTGCATCTCCTACCGGCAGGGACCGCGCTGTTCGCACCGCTCTATGCCCTTCTCATCGACCGTAGAAGCTTGAAGGTAGATTATGCGCTCTTGTTGACATTTCTCGCTTTCATAGGATTGACTTCCAATATCAAGGCATTGATCGGGGGCACCATAGAGCATCCCGGACATATTTTTCTGCTTTCGAGTCTGACGAGTCAGGTGCTCAGCAATGTACCGACGACCCTCCTGTTCGAAAAGTTCACTTCCCAATGGCAGGCGCTGCTTTGGGGGACCAATGTCGGAGGGTACGGAACCCTTGTCGCAGCCATCGCCAATCTCATCACCTACCGCATCTATAGAGCCTCTGCACCCAAAAATGTAGAGTGCGCTTTCCTGAGAAATTTTACCTTGGCAGGCTTTCTCTCTTTTTTTGCGGGATTTGTCATCCATTTCATGCTCTACAACCATCTGTACCGGTTTTAGAGCTCTCCTTTGGTTTTTGCAGAGTGTCAGCTTTTTGCCGATATAATGATCTTTTGTTACGCAAAACTTGAGTGAAGCCCATGCTTTGGCGGGGACACGAGTGTCCCCTGCACCCCCCTAAAGCTTCGAAATCGGAGATTTCGAGAAGAGGCCACGCCTTTGCGTAACCTCCAATACCTAATGAATCTTGTTGCACCCCGTCGGGTGCGGCACAGGGAGCGATGGAATGCAAAAGAAGATGCAGGTGGTCCAGACACTGCTGGATACGCTGCCGTTCATACGCAAATTTTCGGGCCAGACCGTCGTCGTCAAGTATGGCGGTGCCGCCCAGGTCAATCCGGAATTGAAAGAGAAGTTCGCCCAGGATATCGTACTGATGCATCTGGTGGGCATCAAACCGGTGGTGGTCCACGGCGGCGGGCCGAAGATCACCCAATTGCTGGGCGACCTTGGGATCGAAACCGAATTCGTCGACGGACAGCGTGTCACCTCGAAAGAGGCGATGCGGATCGCCGAAATGGTGCTCAGTGGTGAGGTGAACAAGGAGATTGTCTCCATGCTCAACGACCACGGTTCCAAAGCCATCGGTATCAGCGGCAAAGACGCTCAGTTCATCCTGGCGAGGGCCAAAGACCGCAGCCGCTGGGGCTACACCGGGGTCATCGAAGAGATCAATGCAGAGGTGGTGGAGAATCTGATGAAGGAGCACTTCATCCCCGTCATCGCCCCCATCGCCGCGAGCAAAGACCCGGGGGAACCGGGCTTCAACATCAACGCCGACCTGGCGGCCAGCCGCATCGCCGTGGCGCTGAAGGCGACGAAAGTGGTCTTCCTGACCGACACCCCCGGCGTACTCGACGGCGACGGGCAGCTCATCGGTACCCTGGGGAGCGAAAAGATCGAACTGCTCAAGAACGAGGGGGTCATCAGCGGCGGCATGGTCCCCAAGGTGGACGCCTGCCTGGAGGCGATCCGCGGGGGCGTGCAGAAGGCGCATATCATCGACGGGCGTATCGAACACTCTTTGCTGCTGGAGATCTTCACCAGCGAAGGTGTAGGCACACAAATCGTACATTAAAGGGTGACTATGAGATTATGGAAAAAGAGTCTGGTGCTGGCTTCGGCCATGGTGATGCTGGGGGGCTGCTTCAAAAGCGAAGCCCCCAAGTGTTCCGACCCGCAGGTGATCGGCCTGGTGAAGCAGATCTATGCCGAAAACGTGGCGGAGATGGCCAAAACCAACCCGATGTTCGCCATCTTCAAAGAGGCGATACCGAGCCAGATCGTCTCCATCGATTCGGCCCGGCCCGTCAAATATGACGAGAATATCAAGCTCAGAAGCTGCAAAGCCGTCGCCCGTTTCGACGACAACCGCACCGCCAACATCGAATACACCGTCCAGCTGGATGAGAAGAAGAGCGACCAGTTCTATGTGGAGATGAAATTCGACTTTCTCCAGGGGCTCGCCCAGCAGGGGATGATGCAGAAGATCATGCACGATGTGAAGTAGGGGAACCGATGTCGAAGAAGATCTACTGCATCGCCCAGTTTCGCGCCAGGAAGGGCCGGGAAGATGAGCTTTTCGAAACCCTCAAAGCCCTCGAACCCGACACGTTGCGGGAAGATGGCTGCCTAAGGTATGTCGTGACCAGAAAAATAGAGCACCCCTGTGCGCCGGGAACCACCGACTACCCCATCGTCTTCAACGAGATCTGGGCCGACGATGCCGCTTTCACGGCCCACTGCCGACGGGAGGCGATCCAGAGCTTTTTTCAGCGCGAGTGCGTCGACCCGGAAGGCGCCGTGGAAGCCTACAATGTCTGCGTCTATACCGACGAAGGCGTCCATTACGACGCACCTGAATTCGGAGCTACCTGTGAGTGAGTTTCGCCTGGTGCTTGTGAGCGCCTCGGGCATCGACGAAGCGGAGCGTATCGCCCGCAAAATCGTGGAGAAGGAGCTGGCGGCCTGTGTCAACATCGTCCCCAAAATCAGCTCCGTCTACCGCTGGCAGGGAGAGGTGCAGGAGGACAGGGAAGCGCTGATGCTCATTAAAACCGATGCCAAAAACCTTCCCAGACTCAAAAAGCGCATCAAAAAGATGCATAGTTACGACATTCCCGAATTTCTCGTTTTCGACATAAAAGACGGTGATGACGACTACCTCAAATGGATGGGAAGCGTTCTGCGGTGAACAGGGAACAGTGAACGGTGAACGGTTTCCCAATGACCAATGACTAATGACCAATGACCAATGACCAAACTTGCTATAATCGCGGAAAAATTTATGACAGGAATGACGGTATGACCTTTATCGAAACCCGTGGAAATGACGGTGTCAAACCCTCGGAGGTGGCTTTCAGCGAAGCCATTTTGTCTCCCAGTGCCAGTTTCGGGGGGCTCTATGTTCCCAAAACGCTGCCCCGGCTCGATTTCGACTTTTTCAAAGCCCACACCGGCAGCCACTACAAAACACTCTGCAAAGCGCTTTTCGAAAAGTTCGACGTGGATATCCCCGCAGAAGAGCTGTCGGCGGCGCTGGACCGCTATGACCGCTTCGACGACCCTTCCGACCCGGTTCCGCTGAAGCAGGTGGAAGAGGATGCCTTCGTCAGTGAGCTGTGGCACGGTCCGACCCGCGCATTCAAAGATATGGCGCTCCAGCCTTTCGGCTACATTCTCTCCAAACTGGCCGAGCGCAGGGGCGAGCACTACCTGATCATGGCGGCTACCAGCGGCGATACGGGGCCCGCGACACTGGAGACATTCAAAAATGCCCCCAACATCAAAGTCGCCTGCCTCTATCCTGCCGGCGGCACCAGCGACGTTCAGCGCCTGCAGATGGTCACCGAAGAGGCGGCCAACGAAAAGGTCATCGGCATCCGCGGCGACTTCGACGATGCCCAGACCGCTTTGAAGAACCTGCTCGCCAGCGAAAGTTTCAAGCGCAAGCTCAAAGAGAGCCAGACCGAACTCTCCGCGGCCAACTCGGTCAACTTCGGGCGTATCATCTTCCAGATCATCTACCATATTTACAGCTACCTCAAGCTCGTGGAACGGGGTGAAGTGGCGCTGGGAGAGCATATCTACATCATCGTTCCCAGCGGAAACTTCGGCAACGTGTTGGGTGCCTATTACGCCAAAAAGATGGGACTGCCGGTCGAAAAGCTGCTCATATCATCAAATATTAACAACATTCTGACGGACCTCGTCACCAAAGGGGAGTACGACCTGCGGGGCAGGTCGCTTTGCCAGACCACCTCTCCGGCGATGGATATACTCAAATCCTCCAACGTCGAGCGCGTTCTTTTTGACAAATTCGGCCCCGAGCGGACCAGGGAGCTGATGGAGAGCCTGAACGAAAAGGGCTTTTACAGGCTGAGCGGGGACGAATTGGCGATGCTGCGGGAGGATTTCGACGCCACCTTCTGCAGTGATGAGGAGGGCAAGGCGGTCATCGCAGCCTATGCGAAAAAGGGGTATATCATGGACCCCCACACGGCGACCTGTTTCAAAGCCTACGATCAACTTCGCAAAAAATCCCTCAAAACCGTCATCTGCTCCACGGCGGAGTGGACCAAATTCAGCCGAACCGTCTGCGACGCCCTGGGTCATCCGGTCGAACGGGACATCGAGGCGCTGCAGTGGGTGAGCGGACACTACGGCGTCGAGGTGCCGCCCATGATCGCCGAACTTTTCGAAAAGCCGATCGTCCATGACACGGTGGTGGAGAAAGAGGCGATCGAGGAAGAGATCCTCAAGTTCATCTGATGCGAATCGCCGTCATAGGCGGCGGCGCCGCCGGGCTGATGGGCGCACTGACCGCGGCGAAAGCGGGCGGTGACCGGGTTCATATAGATTTATATGAATCCGGGGACGAGGTGGGGCGAAAGATTCTCGCCTCGGGAAACGGCCGCTGCAACATCTCCAACAAAGACCTCTCTTACCACCATTTCCACGGGTTGGATCCCGCTTTTGTCCAACCGGCCCTGAAGCGCTTCGGTTTTGACGATTTCCGCCGTTTCTGCGAGTCGATCGGCCTGCTCCTGCAGGTTCGGGAGGATGGCCGCGCCTATCCCCTCGGCAACGAAGCGCGTTCGGTACAGCGCGCCCTGAAGCGCGCCGTAGAACGCGCCGGCGTGCAGGTCGTGACCGAGACGCCGGTTTCGTCGCTGCGACGGGAGGGGGGAACGTTCACGCTGCCGACCCCCGCCGGGCCGAAGCGCTACGACCGCATTCTCGTTGCCACGGGCTCTCCGGCGGCGCCGCAGCTCGGCGGCACTGCGGGAGGGCTGGAGCTGGCCGCCTCCCTGGGACACACCCTCATCCCCTCCTATCCGGCACTGGTGGGGCTGCATCTGAAAGAGCGGCGGCACGAAAGGATGCAGGGTGTCAAAACGGTGGCGGCGTTGACACTCTACATTGACGGCAGGGCAGGGAAAAAGGTGACGGGAGACCTGCTCTTCACCCGTTACGGCATGTCGGGTTTCGGGGTGCTGGACATCTCCACCGAGGCTTCCGAAGCCCTCGTGACAGGACGGGATGTCAAGGTCGGCGCGGATCTGCTCCCGGAGCTGGGCCGGCAGGAGATCACAGCCGTTTTGACCCGTTTCGCCAAGGCTTTTTCCCAAACCCCGGTGTCGGAAGTGCTGGAAGGGTTGCTCCCCCATAAAATCGCCCGGACACTCTGTCAAAGCCTGGGACTCGACCCCTCTTTGCCAGCCGGCAGGTTGACACCCAAAGAGATCCGAAGCCTCGGCGCCAGAGTCAAGGATTGGCGTTTCGGCGTCGTGGAGACCCACGGTTACAGACACGCCGAAGCCGCCGGTGGCGGGGTGCACTGCCTGGAAGTCGACAGCAGGACCATGGCATCCAAAAAGGTGGAGGGGCTCTATTTCGCCGGGGAGGTGCTCGACATCGTCGGAGAGAGGGGCGGGTACAACCTCCATTTCGCCTGGGCATCGGGCTATCTGGCGGGTCTTGCCCTGGTGAAATAGCCCTTCTCTCTTTCAGTCTGACATAAGAGCAGTTGGGGGATAATAAATCATAATACCGGATACCAGTTGCAGAAAGAGGTTTGCCATGGAGATTATGAAGTTCGGCGAAGCGGCCAAAAGAATGCATGCCGACCAGGACCGTACGAAAGCGCTGCTGGACGAAAACATCGTTCCCAATATCAAAAAGAGCGGCAACAAACGGGACACCTACTACGTTCCCGAACTCTTTTTCGACTATGCCAAAGCGATGCTCGGTCTCGAAAAGGAGAAGGAGTTCAAACATCTGCCGATAGACGTCGAGACCTACCGGAAGTTTCACAACCGCAAAGGCGTGAAGACCATCGCCTTCTCCAATCTCAAAGGGGGTGTGGGGAAAACTTCCATCGCCGCCAACTTCGCCTACAACCTGGCGCTGCTGAACAAGCGGGTGCTTCTGGTCGACATGGATTCCCAGGCCAACAGCTCCCGCTACTTCGCCAACCGCTACTTCGTCAACGAGAGCATCAAGAACATCTTCGACAAAATGACCCGCAGGGAGCCGGTGGAAAAAGAGGATGTCCGCCGCTACATCGTTCCCATCGACTTCGACAATGCCGAGCTGGAACTGCTGCCCAGCGAACTCTCCCTGGGGCGTATCGTGGAGTTCAGCCGCTCGGTCTTTACGATGCCCCACAAAAAGCTGGCCGATATGCTCAAACTGGTTGAAGAGGATTACGACTTCATCGTCATCGACACCCCGCCCTCGGTGGGTCTCTCCCTGCATATGGCGCTCTATGCCAGTGACCTGGTGAGCATCGTGACCGATGCGGAAGACTTCAGTGTCAACGGCCTCAACGAACTCTACCTGGAGATCCGTGAACTGGCGGAGGAGACCGACCACGATGTCCGGGTCGATTCGGTCTTCATCAACAAAGTCAAAAAGAGCAACATCCACAGCGTCTACATCGAAGCGATCGCCGAGATGGCAGCCCGGGAGGGGATCGACAACGTCTATGTCGTCAAGGAGAGCACCCGGCTCAAAGAGTCCCAGAATCTGCACATTCCCCTCGTAGAGTACAAGAAGGAACTCGAAAAACGGCTGCCGATCGCCGAGAGTATGGTCGAATATGCCGTCGAAAAAGCGCAGGAGGCGTAAAAATGGCCAAACTCGACATTCAGAAATTCAAAAAGAACGCCAAAAGCACCCTGGACAGGAAAGAGAGCCACGGTATCTTCAAAGAGCAGGCGGAAAAGGTGGAGACGATCCCCCTCGACGCTCTGGAAACCGGTCTGGCGATACGCCTTTTCGAGACGGGTTCGGAGCTCTTGAAAGCCTCCATTGCCGAAATGGGCCAGTTGGAGCCGATCGTCGTGCGCCGCGCGGGAGAGAAGTACGAAATACTTGATGGCCACCGCAGGGTCGCCGCGGCCAGAGCGCTCGGAAGGGCGGACATACCCGCGGAAGTGGCGGCGGTCGGGGAGAAGGAAGCCCCCTTCATGCCCTGGCTGCTCAACGCGCCGGAGAGTTTCGACCTCATTGAGACGGCCCTCTACCTGCAGAGGCTGGAGCAGGTGTTCGGCTTCGACGAGGAGACGATCGAGCGCAACATCGGGCTGAAACTCTCCGACTACCGCGAACTCTTTTTCGATTGCCAGGAAGGCGAAGCGCCGCTGAGCGCTTTCAACCGCCACTTCGAAGGGGTGTTGAAACGCTATTTCCGGTTTGTCAACGGAGAGCTCGACATCGAGAAGAGCGGGGTGAGGCTGCGCCTCAAAATCGACGAGGCCAAAGCCGATGACAAAGCGAAAGCGGAAATCTATCGTTTGATATTCCGTCTTTCAAAGCTATGAAAATCCATTTTTTGATACGTCTTTCATTTGGCGGCCTGCTTTTTTTATTTCTGCTTACCGGCTGCGGCGGCGAAAACGGCTCTGCCGCCTCCGAAAAGCAGGAGCCTCGCAACTATACGCTCCATACAAACGTTACTGCGACGGTTTTCTGGATCGGTGAGGAGGCGGGGCCGCAAAACGGCGGTATCGCCAATCGTTCCAGTGCCTGGGATGAAAACTGGGTGGCGCATTACGGCGGTATCGACACGCCGAAGAGTCGCAAAGGATACGGGCCGGCGGGTTTCTTTCCTCATGAGAACCCTTTTTATGCGGCACTCCCTTTCAATGATTTTGATGCCGAGGGTCTCAGGAAGGCGAATCTTTCCGGGATCATCCCCTGGTATGAAGCCGGATTGCCGGATGGTCGTTCCTACTGCAAAAACCGATGGATAGAAATCGTCAAAGGGAGCCGAAAAGCCTATGCCCAGTGGGAAGATGCCGGTCCTTTCGGCGAAGATGACGCCGCCTATGTTTTTGGCGATGCGAGACCGAAAAACCGGATCAACGAAGGAGCGGGCATCGACCTTTCGCCGGCGGTAAGGGACTATCTCGGCCTGGAGGATATCGACCGGGTTGCGTGGCGTTTTGTCGATGAGAAAGATGTTCCCCAGGGGCCCTGGAAAAGGGTTGTTACGGTCAGCGGTGTCGATTGGCCGGCGTGGGTTTCTTTGGCACCCCGTACGACATGGCAATGGCAGTTGCAGGGTGAGGTGAATCTCTCTTATGATGTAGATATGTACGATATCGACCTTTTCGAAGCGGAGCAAGCATTGATCGGGAGACTCCATGCCGACGGAAAGTATGTGGTCTGTTATTTCAGTGCCGGCAGTTATGAAAAGTGGCGTGAGGACAGCGGAAGATTTCCCGAAGCGGTTCTCGGAAAACCGCTCCGGGAATGGGAAGGAGAGAGATGGCTGGATATCCGTGCCGAATCGGTTCGCGGCATTATGAAATCAAGGCTTGAACTGGCAAAAGCGAAAGGGTGTGATGCCGTGGAACCGGACAATGTAGACGGATATGTAAACAATACCGGTTTTGTTCTGACGGGAAGAGATCAGCTTGACTATAACCGGTTTCTTGCCGAAGAGGCCCATAAGCGGGGTTTGGGAGTGGGACTGAAAAACGACCTGGATCAATCGGAAACTTTGGAACCCTGGTTCGACTTCTCAATGAATGAAGAGTGTCATCAAGATCAGGAATGTGACCTTCTTACTCCTTTTATAAGAGCGGGGAAACCGGTTTTCAATGTAGAGTATGCACAAAAATACAGAGAAGATATAGATGCCCGGTACATGCTTTGTGAAGATGCGAGAAGGCGGGGTTTTCACACACTCGTTCTTCCGGCCGGACTGGATGACAGTTTCCGCTACAGTTGTGACAACACTCCCTGAAAGTTCTATAAAGTACCGATTTAGACCCTGGAGAAACGTTACATACAAGAGTGTGGTTGAAAAATTAGATATGACCGTCTGATTGCAATAGACGAAAGATAGGTAATAGTGCAGGGTTGTTGCTGTTCAAAACTTTTCCTCTGCCGGAGAGTCCGGAAAACGATGGTTTTCCGAACCGCTCCATCGGGAAAAAATGTCGTGAATCCTATTTCTCCCACGCCCATCTTCTGACTTGGCGGTGGCACCATGTGCATTGCTGCATGATATGTGTATACCCTGCGGCAATCCGTGAATAGTCGTGTTTGCTGAAGATATCTTCACGCATCATGTCAACATATTTCTGAATTTTCATTTCACTCTGTTTGGCCATGCTCATGGCAAATTCAGGATTGTCGGGCATGAATCTCTTCAGAGCCTCTCCATGTTTAGTGAGAAAACCGGGACGCACCCTCTTGAGGTCCCTTACGCCGGCGAGCAGCAGTACTCTGTCGTTGTAGAGTATCGCTTTTTGGATCCGCATCAATCCGTTGGCCATGGATTTCATGGTATTTTTGAGCGCTTGTTGCTCCGGGGTCATTGGTGTTTTTGTCTGACCGGCACCCAACATCACAATTCCGAGTCCGAGTGTCAAAAGAATCTTCTTCATGACAGCTCCTTTCGTTGTGATAAGAATATTTTATTCCAATAACCCAAAGGATGCCTTGAAAAATATAAATTAAGATTATATTTAATCTATTGGTGCAAGGTGATGTGAAATTCCATAGAAGTGATCGTCAGGAAAAGAGAAGAGAGTAGGGGCGCTCCAGTTGCTGCACGAGGGCCGGGATGCTGACGTTTCGGCTGACTCTAACGAACTCTTTGCCGTCGAGAAAGACGATGGCCGTGGGGATGGAGAAGACGCCAAACTGCGCCGCGATGTCGGGGTGTTCGCCCACATCCACGGTGATCTTTTCTATTTCGGGGAAACGGTCGTCGAATGCTTCGAAGAGTTTGGGCTGCAGGGCGTGGCAGACGTTGCAGTGCTCCCCCCAGAAGTAGAGCATCACCCCCGGTTTTTCGGCTATGGCTTGCTGTACGCTTTCCAGTGTCATCGGTCACTCCTCTCTATTTTCCAGCTCTTCCTTGAGCTCCAGCAGCTCCAGGTAGCGGTCGGCTTTGGTGTTGTAGGCCACCTCCAGCCCGTTCAGTTCGTCGGTCAGTTTCTGGATGCCCTTTTCCTGATAGCAGTCGGGGTCGGCCAGGCATTCGTTGATTTCGGCGATGCGGTTTTCGAGCGCATCGATCTCCTCCGGCAGGGCGTCGAGTTCCCGCTGCTCTTTGTAGCTCAGTTTTCTTTTCTTTCTCTGGGCCTGCTTTGCCACCGGCCGGGGTTTCTCCTGTTCCGTTTCGATCTCGTGTTCGTAGGCTTCCAGGTTTTTGAGCTCCTTTTCGATGGCGAGAAATTCGGAGTAGGGCCGGAAGCTCTCCTCGACGATGCCATGGCCTTTGAAAATGAAAAGTTTTTTTGCGATCTTGTCCACGAAATAGCGGTCGTGGCTGACGAAAATGAGGGCGCCGGGAAAGTTGAGCAGGTACTCTTCGAGAATGTTGATGGTGGGAATGTCGAGGTCGTTGGTCGGTTCGTCGAGGATGAGGCAGTCGACCTTTTTAGTAAAGAGCAGGGCCAGGGCGACCCGGTTCTTTTCACCGCCGCTGAGCACGCCGATCTTCTTGTCCAGGTACTCCTTGGGAAAGAGAAAATTTTTCAGGTAGCCGTAGACGTGCATGTTCTTGCCCTGTACGTCGACCCGGTCGCCGCCGTAGGGGCAGAAGGTTTCGATGAGGTTTTTGTCGTCGTCGAGCATCTCCCTGTGCTGGTCGAAATAGCCGATTTTGAAATCACCCCGTTTGATGACGCCGGCGTCGGGTTTCTCCCGCCCCAGCAGCAGGTGAAGGAAGGTCGATTTTCCGCTGCCGTTCTTGCCGACGATGGCGATGCGGTCTTTCTGGAGGATGCGGTTGGAGAAGTTGTGGATGAGCAGTTTCTCCCCCAGCCGTTTCTCCAGATGCTCGATCTCGAAGAGGACCTTTTTCCGGCTGACCCCCTCTTCGCGGTTGAAGTGGTGTTTCTCCCGCTCCAGTTCCAGTTTGATCTTCCGGATGGCGGCAGGGTTCTTTTTCGCTTTTTCCCGCAGCTCCATGACCCGCTTTTTGCGCCCCTCGTTGCGTTTGAGCCGTGCTTTGACCCCCCGGCTGAGCCACTCCTCTTCGGCTTTGAGGAGTTTGAGGAGGTTTTCGTGCTCCTTCGCCATGGCCTGCAGCAGCTGCTCTTTTTGCTGGAGGTAGCTTTCGTAGCCCCCCTTGAAGCTGCGCAGTTTGTGGTCGTCGATCTCCACGGTGCGCGTGGCGATGCGGTCGATGAAGTAGCGGTCGTGAGAGATGAGAAGCAGGGTGAAGCGCTCTTTGAGCAGGAGCTCTTCGAGAAATTCGACCATATAGACATCCAGGTGGTTGGTCGGCTCGTCCAGCATCAGGATGTCCGGCTTTTTCAGAAGCAAAGAGGCCAGCGCCACGCGGCGCTGCTCGCCCCCGCTGAGGAGGTTGACGGGGCGTTTTTCGTAGGTTTTGAGGTCGAACTCTTTGAGGATGCGTTCGATCTTGTCGTCCAGGTTCCAGGCGTTGTGGTAATCGAGAAAGGCAGTCAGTTTGGCGTGCTCCTCCAGCAGCGCTCTGTTGTCAAAATCCTCAGCCAGAAGATGGGAGAGCTCTTCGTAGCGGGCTTTGGCGGCCTGGATTTCGGTCAGCTCCTTCTCGATGGCCTCCCTGACCGTGACGCCCGCCTCGAACACGGGCTGCTGCGGCAGCATCTCGATACGGATGCCCTGACGGACGATGCGCTTGCCGCCATCGGGTTCGATCTCGCCGGCGACGATCTTCATGAGGGTGCTCTTGCCGCTGCCGTTACGCCCCACGATGACGATGCGTTCGCCCTCGTCGATATGGAAATCGATCCCTTTGAAAATGATCTGATGTTCGAACTGCTTGTCGACATCCAGGAGGTCTACGAGTGCCATGGAATCCTTTTCTTATGCGATGCAACTACTTCGTTGTTTCGGAAATGGATTTTAACCTATCTGGGCTATAATCCGGCTAATTCAACCGATCGGGGCTATTTTCATGATTCAGGCACTCTCCATTCTCTACTTTCTCTATGTTCTCGTCAAGGTTTACATCAGTGTCATGCAGATCGGCTATGTGGCCAGGGCCAAAGATATGCCGCCGGTGCTGATGAAACCGAGCACCTGGATGAAATCGGCCCGCTATCTCATATCCACGGAGCGGGTGAAGATCGTCGAGACGCTGGTCGATTACGCCCTCTTCGTCTTCTGGCTCGCCTGGGGCCTGCACTGGCTCGATACGGTCACCTGGAGCATGGATCCGGTATGGCAGGCGGCGGTGGCCGTCGACATCTTCCTGGTGGTCAACTATGTGGTTGAGCTTCCTTTCACCATCTACCAGACCTTCGTCATCGACGAGCGTTTCAAATTCAACCAGATGACACCGGACCTTTTCATCAAAGACCAGCTCAAAAAGGGTGCGCTGACACTTGCGGTCGCATCGCTGCTGAGTGCGGCGGTCGCCTGGATCATCGTCAACGTGCCGATGTGGTGGTTCGTCAGCTTCCTGCTGATCTTCGCGGTGATCGTTCTGCTCAACCTTCTCTACCCCACCTTCATCGCGCCGATGTTCAACAGGTTCACCCCCTTGAAAGATGAGAAACTCAAGGCCAAAATCGACGACCTGCTCCAAAAGAGCGGTTTTCAAAGTGAAGGGGTCTACGTCGTCGACGCCAGCAAGCGTGACAGCCGGCTCAACGCCTACTTCGCGGGGCTTGGCAGGGCG
It encodes the following:
- a CDS encoding endo alpha-1,4 polygalactosaminidase encodes the protein MKIHFLIRLSFGGLLFLFLLTGCGGENGSAASEKQEPRNYTLHTNVTATVFWIGEEAGPQNGGIANRSSAWDENWVAHYGGIDTPKSRKGYGPAGFFPHENPFYAALPFNDFDAEGLRKANLSGIIPWYEAGLPDGRSYCKNRWIEIVKGSRKAYAQWEDAGPFGEDDAAYVFGDARPKNRINEGAGIDLSPAVRDYLGLEDIDRVAWRFVDEKDVPQGPWKRVVTVSGVDWPAWVSLAPRTTWQWQLQGEVNLSYDVDMYDIDLFEAEQALIGRLHADGKYVVCYFSAGSYEKWREDSGRFPEAVLGKPLREWEGERWLDIRAESVRGIMKSRLELAKAKGCDAVEPDNVDGYVNNTGFVLTGRDQLDYNRFLAEEAHKRGLGVGLKNDLDQSETLEPWFDFSMNEECHQDQECDLLTPFIRAGKPVFNVEYAQKYREDIDARYMLCEDARRRGFHTLVLPAGLDDSFRYSCDNTP
- a CDS encoding NAD(P)/FAD-dependent oxidoreductase, with the protein product MRIAVIGGGAAGLMGALTAAKAGGDRVHIDLYESGDEVGRKILASGNGRCNISNKDLSYHHFHGLDPAFVQPALKRFGFDDFRRFCESIGLLLQVREDGRAYPLGNEARSVQRALKRAVERAGVQVVTETPVSSLRREGGTFTLPTPAGPKRYDRILVATGSPAAPQLGGTAGGLELAASLGHTLIPSYPALVGLHLKERRHERMQGVKTVAALTLYIDGRAGKKVTGDLLFTRYGMSGFGVLDISTEASEALVTGRDVKVGADLLPELGRQEITAVLTRFAKAFSQTPVSEVLEGLLPHKIARTLCQSLGLDPSLPAGRLTPKEIRSLGARVKDWRFGVVETHGYRHAEAAGGGVHCLEVDSRTMASKKVEGLYFAGEVLDIVGERGGYNLHFAWASGYLAGLALVK
- a CDS encoding ParB N-terminal domain-containing protein; the encoded protein is MAKLDIQKFKKNAKSTLDRKESHGIFKEQAEKVETIPLDALETGLAIRLFETGSELLKASIAEMGQLEPIVVRRAGEKYEILDGHRRVAAARALGRADIPAEVAAVGEKEAPFMPWLLNAPESFDLIETALYLQRLEQVFGFDEETIERNIGLKLSDYRELFFDCQEGEAPLSAFNRHFEGVLKRYFRFVNGELDIEKSGVRLRLKIDEAKADDKAKAEIYRLIFRLSKL
- a CDS encoding thioredoxin family protein; amino-acid sequence: MTLESVQQAIAEKPGVMLYFWGEHCNVCHALQPKLFEAFDDRFPEIEKITVDVGEHPDIAAQFGVFSIPTAIVFLDGKEFVRVSRNVSIPALVQQLERPYSLLFS
- a CDS encoding ParA family protein, with amino-acid sequence MEIMKFGEAAKRMHADQDRTKALLDENIVPNIKKSGNKRDTYYVPELFFDYAKAMLGLEKEKEFKHLPIDVETYRKFHNRKGVKTIAFSNLKGGVGKTSIAANFAYNLALLNKRVLLVDMDSQANSSRYFANRYFVNESIKNIFDKMTRREPVEKEDVRRYIVPIDFDNAELELLPSELSLGRIVEFSRSVFTMPHKKLADMLKLVEEDYDFIVIDTPPSVGLSLHMALYASDLVSIVTDAEDFSVNGLNELYLEIRELAEETDHDVRVDSVFINKVKKSNIHSVYIEAIAEMAAREGIDNVYVVKESTRLKESQNLHIPLVEYKKELEKRLPIAESMVEYAVEKAQEA